The DNA window aaaaataattatgttaGTGTCAAAGAAAGCATTATGAAATCAAATATTAAAGAAACATAGTAGTAGAGAAGTAGAGAATAATTTATGATTTTACTTATTTATGTATAATTAGgtgttaataattataaaagcaTTCTAAACTGATCAAATATTAAAGTCAAAAAATGTCttagatgtatatatatatgtgaaaactagtgaaaaaaaattacaaaataaaacaaaacatatCAACTGGTTTTAAAAGGACAACCAAATATAGAACAATAGTTGCAGTCACCAACACATAATTATACTTGAAAAAAATAGAACAGAGACTAAAATCAAAATGATGTAAGTACAGCAGATCATTAAATTATATAGAGTTCTACCTTTAGACACCTgagataattaatttaaaatcatTTTAAGCAAAAAATTGTATAGCAGATCATTAAGCATAAAGTCCAATTAAATGTCAGCCTTAGCTACCTTGAATAAGGTTGTTTTGAAATCTAGCACTAGCATGACGATAAAAATACTTTGTGTTTTGGTCACCAACCTGTAGTCGTTGGACTCTTGATCTTTGTTGCCAAGAAATTTCTTCTTTCTTGAAGAGATGTGACAAATAAGATTCTAGCTGAGAAACTTCTTCTTGATTATACAGATCATGATCAACATTTTGTCCTGTAGACAATTTCCGTTTAGTACACCGAATATCTTTAGGTAATGTACTATACTTTTTTAAGTACcaagaatctaaattttcagaACAAGAGGCTATGTTTGTGATTACAGTATCTAAGCTAGAGAACTCAGATACAGGCAACCATGAGTTAGATATTATATGTTGACATTTAGGATCTTCATTCCATAAGGCTTCATAAAGAAACCTCTTCCCTTTGTTACATGAAGTCAAAGAAGAAGTTGGGCATAATCCTAACTCAAGACTAAGCACTATATGATCTGAGCCGAAAAAGTCTAGCTGAGATGACCTTGCTGCAGGAAAATTAGCTCTCCAATCCAAGTTAACTAAAGCTGAATCCAACCGTTTCTGAGTTAGTGCGATACTTCCAAGTAAAACGAGTTCCTGTAAAGTCTAAAGGGCTCAAGGAACTCTCTTCTAAAGCTTGACGAAAATATTTCATATGAAATTCCTGACAAGTTACACCACCCATTTTGTCACTTAGCCCCAAAATTTCATTGAAATCTTCCATATATAACCATGATCCTGTAATAAAATCACTTAATCGTCTAAACAATATTCAGGAGAAATGTCTATTTGAAGTGACTGGTTCACTATAAAGCCCCCAAATGTGGAATGAAGAAGTGCCAGTAGACATTGTTAGCCAACAATtaatataattctatttggcatcAATTATGGAAACTAACTGACGAGTCCCATAATATAATAAGACCCCACTTAAACTAATACTAGGCGCATCATAGCCATGAGAAAAGGAAAAATTCTTACAAATAACAGGAGTAGACCCTGCCTTTAAAcgtgtttctttgttttagaGTTAGTTGGAGTTAGTTAGGATGAGCTGTCAAAATCTGTTATGTTAGTTGTTATTGTATCTGTTTTGCCATGTGTATATAAAGGCCTCAATTGTACTGTTTCATTATTCAATGAAAATTCTGTTGAATcaattttctttctctcttttattttcttttctttgttttttgaaaTGGTATTAGAGCCGTAaggctttttcttcttcttcttccgcATTTTTTTCTACTCTGTTTCTTTCCTGTTCATCTCTTTCCACCATGGTTCAAACACGAAGTGGAGCTGTTATAGAAGAAGGTCAGCATTCAAGTGATCAACCTGGCAATAATCAAACTCATGATCAGGTATCTCGTGGATACAAGGATGAAGCTTGGAATCCCTATTACCTCAGTAACAGTGATCATCCAAGCTCCACTCTTGTTCCCAAGATCTTGACAGGGGGAGAAAACTACAATTCTTGGAAGCGTGCCATGAGTGTTGCCCTTCTTGCCAGAAATAAGATGAAGTTTGTCAATGGACAATTGCCTGAACCAGCTCCTGATCACGAAGACTATGATGCGTGGAATCGATGTAACAGCCTGGTTATTTCTTGGATATTTCATGTTGTTTCTTCTGATATTGGGGACAGCATAATGTATATGGACAATGCAGCAACTATCTGGGCAGAGCTTCATGAAAGATTTCAACAGAACAATGGACCTCAGGTGTTTGAGGTGAAGAGGGCTCTTCAAGTTCTTGTTCAAGGTAGTGCCAACATCCAAGGTTATTTCACGAAATTAAAGGGTCTCTGGGATATGATTCGTGACTTTAGACCT is part of the Cannabis sativa cultivar Pink pepper isolate KNU-18-1 chromosome 5, ASM2916894v1, whole genome shotgun sequence genome and encodes:
- the LOC133038196 gene encoding uncharacterized protein LOC133038196, encoding MRKKKKKKPYGSNTISKNKEKKIKERKKIDSTEFSLNNETELVLLGSIALTQKRLDSALVNLDWRANFPAARSSQLDFFGSDHIVLSLELGLCPTSSLTSCNKGKRFLYEALWNEDPKCQHIISNSWLPVSEFSSLDTVITNIASCSENLDSWYLKKYSTLPKDIRCTKRKLSTGQNVDHDLYNQEEVSQLESYLSHLFKKEEISWQQRSRVQRLQVGDQNTKYFYRHASARFQNNLIQGS